From the Flavobacterium galactosidilyticum genome, one window contains:
- a CDS encoding glutathione peroxidase has translation MKNLVLIATCALFLFSCQNQAQSKKSKTKMNTTEAVAKENIYQFKVQDLSGDTFDFASLKGKKIMIVNTASKCGLTPQYKDLEATYKEYKDKGFVIVGFPANNFASQEPGTNAEIAAFCQQNYGVSFPMMDKISVKGDDMAAIYQFLTQKSKNGLQDSTVEWNFQKYLINEKGELEKVIAPRTLVTSPEVMDWIKA, from the coding sequence ATGAAAAATTTAGTATTAATAGCCACTTGTGCTTTGTTCTTATTTAGTTGTCAAAATCAGGCACAATCAAAAAAATCAAAAACGAAGATGAATACAACAGAAGCAGTTGCCAAAGAAAATATTTATCAGTTTAAGGTGCAAGATTTATCAGGAGATACTTTTGATTTTGCATCCTTAAAAGGTAAAAAAATTATGATTGTAAATACTGCTTCAAAATGTGGATTAACGCCACAGTATAAAGATTTAGAAGCAACTTATAAAGAATATAAAGACAAAGGATTTGTGATTGTAGGTTTTCCAGCAAACAATTTTGCTTCACAAGAACCAGGAACTAATGCTGAAATTGCTGCTTTTTGCCAGCAAAACTATGGTGTATCTTTCCCTATGATGGATAAAATTTCTGTAAAAGGAGATGATATGGCAGCCATTTATCAGTTTCTGACTCAAAAATCGAAAAACGGATTGCAAGATTCAACTGTGGAATGGAATTTTCAAAAATACTTGATTAATGAAAAAGGGGAGTTAGAGAAAGTAATTGCACCAAGAACCTTAGTTACTTCACCAGAAGTTATGGATTGGATTAAAGCATAA
- a CDS encoding tRNA dihydrouridine synthase — translation MDYTLLSSPLQGFTDFRFRNAQNKLFGGIDTFYSPYIRLNGKMVIKPSYERDLLPENNLDLEVIPQVITNDADEFLFVAKYVRELGYKELNWNLGCPYPMVTKSGMGSGLISKPEKINHVLERAHAESDIIVSMKMRLGYENSEEILDVLPILDTYPIKNIAIHARIGKQLYKGGVHLDAFQQCIDNTKHKLYYNGDITSVAKFQEMQQRFPTIDHWMIGRGLISDPFLPSMIKNNTVEYPENKIELFNAFHDTLYAIYSESLSGSTHILLKMYHLWEYFSATFSNPHKVLKKIKKAQSIRNYEAAVAEIFRNEKF, via the coding sequence ATGGACTACACCTTACTTTCATCTCCTTTACAAGGATTTACCGACTTCCGTTTTAGAAATGCTCAAAACAAACTTTTTGGTGGAATTGATACTTTTTACTCACCTTACATAAGGTTGAATGGTAAAATGGTTATCAAACCCTCTTACGAAAGAGACTTACTTCCGGAGAATAATCTTGATTTAGAAGTAATTCCGCAAGTCATAACAAATGATGCTGATGAATTTTTATTCGTTGCTAAATATGTTAGAGAATTAGGCTATAAAGAATTAAATTGGAATTTAGGTTGCCCTTATCCTATGGTTACTAAGTCTGGAATGGGTTCTGGTTTAATCAGTAAGCCTGAAAAAATAAATCACGTTTTAGAGAGAGCGCACGCAGAATCAGACATAATTGTATCGATGAAAATGCGTCTAGGCTATGAAAATAGTGAAGAAATTCTTGATGTTCTACCTATTTTAGACACCTACCCTATCAAAAATATTGCTATCCATGCTCGCATTGGAAAACAACTTTATAAAGGCGGCGTACATTTGGATGCTTTTCAGCAATGCATCGATAACACAAAACACAAGTTATATTATAATGGCGATATTACTTCAGTAGCTAAATTCCAGGAAATGCAGCAAAGGTTTCCTACTATCGACCATTGGATGATAGGACGAGGATTAATTTCTGATCCTTTTTTGCCAAGTATGATAAAAAATAACACCGTAGAATATCCAGAAAACAAAATTGAATTATTCAATGCCTTTCATGATACTTTATATGCTATTTATAGTGAATCCCTTTCAGGTTCCACTCATATTTTATTAAAAATGTATCATTTATGGGAATATTTTTCAGCTACTTTTTCGAATCCCCACAAGGTTTTGAAAAAAATCAAGAAGGCACAAAGTATTCGAAATTATGAAGCTGCAGTAGCAGAAATTTTCAGAAACGAAAAATTCTAA
- a CDS encoding GNAT family N-acetyltransferase: MSVIIRPYEVNDTQAILDIINYNIINSTALYDYNIRTFEQQKSILDDKLSKGFPVIIAEIDEEVIGFGMYSEFRFREAYKFTVEHSVYVNQHFHGKGIGKILLQELIRIAKEQKLHTMVAVIDEENQSSIEFHEKFGFKVVGVIKESGYKFDRWLHSVFMQLILE; this comes from the coding sequence ATGTCTGTAATTATTAGACCATACGAAGTGAATGATACCCAAGCTATTTTGGATATTATCAACTACAATATTATAAATTCTACTGCGCTATATGATTATAACATTAGAACTTTTGAGCAACAAAAATCAATTTTAGACGATAAATTATCAAAGGGGTTTCCAGTTATTATTGCAGAAATTGATGAGGAGGTAATTGGTTTTGGAATGTACAGCGAGTTTCGATTTCGGGAAGCGTACAAATTTACGGTGGAACATTCGGTTTATGTAAATCAGCATTTTCATGGAAAAGGAATTGGAAAAATACTACTTCAAGAATTAATTCGTATTGCTAAAGAGCAAAAATTACACACTATGGTTGCCGTTATTGACGAAGAAAATCAAAGTAGTATAGAATTCCATGAGAAATTTGGATTTAAAGTAGTTGGAGTAATTAAGGAGTCAGGATATAAATTTGATCGCTGGTTACATTCGGTATTTATGCAGTTAATTTTAGAATAA